Proteins encoded in a region of the Mycolicibacterium chitae genome:
- a CDS encoding LLM class flavin-dependent oxidoreductase produces MAAPARQLHLNAFLRNIGQHEAAWRLPETRVSAITDIDHYVELARIAERGKLDAIFFADHPVLKGQTEFRPFDALDPVTLVTALSAATSQIGLIATSSTTYNDPYSLARRFATLDHVSKGRAGWNVVTTANQSAAANFGFPDHPDPTHRYRRADEFLDVTLRLWDSWEDDAIVGDKDAPRFVDPAKIHAINHDGEHFTVAGPLEVPRSPQGHPVLFQAGSSEPGKDLAAKYAEAIFTAQPTLGEAQDFYTDVKARVRKYGRNPDQVLILPGLSTIIGGTEAEAQQRKRQLEELTVVDYGLEQLSRVVGYAVTKDDLDRRLSFGPEDDAATHMKSRFALVRRLAVAENLTVRELLLRLSGGRGHRVFAGTPEQVADTIEEWFTSGGADGFNLIPPALPSSLAAFVDHVVPELQRRGLFRTEYTGSTLREHLGLERPVNRNSAETAVSAAC; encoded by the coding sequence ATGGCAGCGCCCGCGAGACAACTTCATCTGAATGCGTTCCTGCGCAACATCGGTCAGCACGAGGCCGCGTGGCGGCTGCCCGAGACCCGGGTGTCGGCCATCACCGACATCGACCACTACGTCGAACTCGCCCGCATCGCCGAACGCGGGAAACTCGACGCGATCTTCTTCGCCGACCACCCGGTCCTCAAGGGCCAGACCGAGTTCCGCCCGTTCGACGCGCTCGACCCGGTCACCCTGGTGACCGCGCTGTCGGCGGCCACCAGCCAGATCGGGCTCATCGCGACCTCCTCGACCACCTACAACGACCCGTACAGCCTGGCCCGCCGCTTCGCCACCCTCGACCACGTGAGCAAGGGCCGGGCCGGCTGGAACGTGGTGACCACCGCCAACCAGAGCGCCGCGGCCAACTTCGGCTTCCCCGACCATCCGGATCCCACGCACCGCTACCGCCGCGCCGACGAGTTCCTCGACGTCACGCTGCGGCTGTGGGACAGCTGGGAGGACGACGCCATCGTGGGCGACAAGGACGCCCCGCGGTTCGTGGACCCGGCGAAGATCCACGCCATCAACCACGACGGGGAGCATTTCACCGTGGCCGGCCCGCTGGAGGTGCCGCGTTCGCCGCAGGGACACCCGGTGCTGTTCCAGGCCGGATCCTCGGAACCCGGCAAGGACCTGGCGGCCAAGTACGCCGAGGCCATCTTCACCGCCCAGCCCACCCTCGGCGAGGCGCAGGACTTCTACACCGACGTCAAGGCGCGAGTGCGCAAGTACGGCCGCAACCCGGACCAGGTGCTCATCCTGCCCGGTCTGTCGACGATCATCGGCGGCACGGAAGCCGAAGCACAGCAACGCAAGCGGCAACTCGAGGAACTCACCGTCGTCGACTACGGCCTGGAACAGCTCAGCCGCGTCGTCGGTTACGCGGTGACCAAGGACGACCTCGACCGCCGGCTGAGCTTCGGCCCCGAGGACGACGCCGCCACCCACATGAAGAGCCGCTTCGCCCTGGTGCGCCGGCTCGCGGTGGCCGAAAACCTCACCGTCCGTGAGCTGTTGCTGCGCCTGAGCGGCGGGCGCGGCCACCGCGTCTTCGCCGGCACCCCCGAGCAGGTCGCCGACACCATCGAGGAGTGGTTCACCAGCGGGGGCGCCGACGGGTTCAACCTGATCCCGCCTGCGCTGCCGTCCTCACTGGCCGCCTTCGTCGACCACGTCGTGCCGGAACTGCAGCGCCGCGGCCTGTTCCGCACCGAGTACACCGGCAGCACGCTGCGTGAACACCTCGGCCTCGAGCGACCCGTCAACCGAAACAGCGCCGAGACGGCCGTCTCGGCCGCATGCTAG
- a CDS encoding ABC transporter substrate-binding protein: protein MHNRLAPMARLTAVAVLAVGALTSCGSADTEVAPEDRLAADAPLPVAVPAGTTLVVADDANRLKTLFALSGEQDRLTAEVTYANFSSGPLRLEAIRSGNAQLGRVGDVPPILAHYSEADVPIVGAVRFDGTGSLIATSPESGIKSLKDLAGKRIAINEGTAQQAIFLRNLKSVGLDIDDVEPINLALAEFADGLRAEQINAAVLKQPDRARYLASTEGEGSIEVPNAPGAYPGLNYVYASTEALSDPAQAAAIREFVIAWYRAEQWHNENQDTWIREYLIKDQNVTPEDAKVIAEADGSASVPGFTDEVIAIQQETIDLLQGAGAFGGKDLDARDEFDFRFADLTAESPTETAAQ from the coding sequence GTGCACAACCGTCTCGCCCCCATGGCCCGCCTCACCGCCGTCGCGGTGCTCGCCGTCGGCGCGCTGACCTCCTGCGGATCGGCCGATACCGAGGTGGCACCCGAGGACCGGCTGGCCGCCGACGCGCCGCTGCCCGTGGCCGTGCCGGCCGGCACCACCCTGGTGGTGGCCGACGACGCCAACCGGCTCAAGACCCTGTTCGCGCTGTCCGGTGAACAGGACCGGCTGACCGCCGAGGTGACCTACGCCAACTTCAGCAGCGGTCCGCTGCGCCTGGAGGCGATCCGGTCGGGCAACGCCCAACTCGGCCGGGTCGGCGACGTCCCGCCGATCCTCGCGCACTACTCCGAGGCCGACGTCCCCATTGTCGGCGCAGTCCGCTTCGACGGGACCGGATCGCTGATCGCGACCTCACCGGAGTCGGGCATCAAGAGCCTGAAAGACCTTGCGGGAAAACGGATCGCGATCAACGAGGGCACCGCGCAGCAGGCCATCTTCCTGCGCAACCTCAAATCCGTCGGCCTCGACATCGACGACGTCGAGCCGATCAACCTGGCGCTGGCCGAATTCGCCGACGGACTGCGCGCCGAGCAGATCAACGCCGCGGTCCTCAAACAGCCGGACCGGGCGCGCTACCTGGCCTCCACCGAGGGCGAGGGCAGCATCGAGGTCCCCAACGCCCCCGGCGCCTACCCCGGCCTGAACTACGTCTACGCCAGCACCGAGGCGCTCTCGGATCCGGCGCAGGCCGCGGCGATTCGCGAGTTCGTCATCGCCTGGTACCGCGCCGAACAGTGGCACAACGAGAACCAGGACACCTGGATCCGCGAGTACCTGATCAAGGACCAGAACGTCACCCCCGAGGATGCGAAGGTGATCGCCGAGGCCGACGGATCCGCCTCGGTGCCCGGCTTCACCGACGAGGTGATCGCGATCCAGCAGGAGACCATCGACCTGCTGCAGGGCGCCGGCGCGTTCGGTGGCAAGGACCTCGACGCCCGCGACGAGTTCGACTTCCGGTTCGCCGACCTAACCGCGGAGTCGCCGACCGAGACCGCCGCCCAATAG
- a CDS encoding LppP/LprE family lipoprotein: MSAARRATLASAVAAVALTALTALTGCGSGDSTVAKTPAPPEAPAATSAAPSTVAPPTTTPTGPADPCAVNLAAPAIAQAVSELPRDPRSKQPWSAEPIAGNYNECAPLSAVIVEANTNAENPSTRAVLFHLGRYIPTGVPDTFGFNGLDTAQSTGDTVALEYDAGIDGLSSTVKFRWNGSGVELIGNAPAG, translated from the coding sequence GTGTCCGCAGCGCGTCGAGCAACTCTGGCCTCGGCAGTGGCCGCGGTGGCGCTGACGGCGCTGACGGCGCTGACCGGGTGCGGTTCGGGCGACTCCACCGTGGCCAAGACCCCCGCGCCGCCCGAGGCCCCGGCGGCCACCAGCGCGGCCCCGAGCACCGTCGCCCCGCCCACCACGACACCCACCGGCCCGGCCGATCCGTGCGCGGTGAACCTGGCCGCGCCGGCCATCGCCCAGGCCGTCTCGGAGTTGCCCCGCGACCCGCGCAGCAAGCAGCCCTGGAGCGCCGAGCCGATCGCGGGCAACTACAACGAATGCGCGCCGCTGTCGGCGGTGATCGTCGAGGCCAACACCAACGCCGAGAACCCCAGCACCCGCGCGGTGCTGTTCCACCTGGGCCGCTACATCCCCACCGGGGTGCCCGACACCTTCGGCTTCAACGGCCTCGACACCGCCCAGAGCACCGGCGACACCGTGGCCCTCGAGTACGACGCCGGCATCGACGGGCTCTCCAGCACCGTCAAGTTCCGGTGGAACGGCAGCGGAGTCGAACTGATCGGCAACGCCCCGGCCGGATAG
- a CDS encoding TM0106 family RecB-like putative nuclease, which yields MFVADDPGGPVVIYSASDLAAAAGCEYALLRGFDAKLGRAEPGDGADDEMLRRTAELGTEHEQRTLEQLVARYGTGPTGVVKIPTAGYSVPALRRAAEATTAALTARPAVIYQAAVLDGRFAGFADFLIRTDDHPEAPYRVVDTKLARHAKVTALLQIAGYADALGAAGVDVAPTAQLVLGDGHTVEYPLADLIPVYRRQRTRLQELLDTHLHSGAPAHWDDQTVAACMRCEVCAPHLVEDDDVLLVAGMRLTQRATLLEAGIDSVTGLAESTGPVEGIAGATMTALRRQARLQVQGRRSDAPPYEVADPAALGALPAPNPGDLFFDFEGDPLWTEDGQTWGLEYMWGVLDERDRFTPLWARDRTSERKALLDFLAMVRKRRKRYPDMHIYHYAPYERTTLLHLAARYGVGEDEVDDLLRAEVLVDLYPIVRNGLCIGAASYSLKALEPLYMGAELRTGEVTNAAASITQYAQYRALQDAGRHEEADAVLKEITDYNLYDCRSTRRLRDWLLLRAFEAGVTHLTRTADTGETVPPLDQTAHTLREYAGDGYSAPRTPEQTAAALLESARGYYPRERKPYWWAHFQRLSHPVDEWGDTSGVFLVDTAEVVEDWHLPPRARKLRRHVRLSGVLQGGALDHRPQTIYDQPAPPGLDDDHPDRRAACGAKVIDQVAVDGVPIEVVVEELAPAAGPFEHLPMALTPAKPIRTDRIEASINEAADRAAATLREDPPRLPRTAVVDILCRRPPTTRSGAALPRLDDDIASITAAALDLDRSYLAVHGPPGTGKTYTAARVIAALVNEHRWKVGVVAQSHSVVAHLLDEIVGAGVDAAAVAKKPSLDGIGGRFSTIGENEYATFLDTEDGRVIGGTAWDFANDSRIGAEVLDLLAIDEAGQFSLGNTIAVARATRNMLLLGDPQQLGQVSTGNHPEPVDHSALGWLTDGHDVLPAELGYFLECTHRMHPRVCAVVSALSYDNRLLPHPKTAERRLDGHPPGVHTLLVEHHDNATASVEEAAAITAAIADLLGATWSDEHGSRPLTAGDVLVVAPYNAQVLTLRAHLADAGLGEVLVGTVDKLQGRQAPVVFASMTASALADVPRGMSFLLNRNRLNVAISRAQYLAVVVRSPSLTDYLPGTPQGLIDLGAFLALSPGSEPA from the coding sequence GTGTTCGTCGCCGACGACCCCGGCGGCCCGGTGGTCATCTACAGCGCCTCGGATCTGGCCGCCGCGGCCGGGTGCGAATACGCGCTGCTGCGCGGCTTCGACGCCAAGCTGGGCCGCGCCGAACCTGGCGACGGCGCCGACGACGAAATGCTGCGCCGCACCGCCGAACTCGGCACCGAACACGAACAGCGCACGCTCGAACAGCTCGTCGCGCGGTACGGCACCGGCCCCACCGGGGTGGTCAAGATCCCGACCGCGGGCTACTCGGTGCCGGCGCTGCGCCGCGCGGCCGAGGCCACCACCGCCGCACTGACCGCCCGGCCCGCGGTGATCTATCAGGCCGCCGTGCTCGACGGCCGCTTCGCCGGCTTCGCCGACTTCCTGATCCGCACCGACGACCACCCCGAGGCCCCCTACCGGGTGGTCGACACCAAGCTGGCCCGCCACGCCAAGGTCACCGCACTGCTGCAGATCGCCGGCTACGCCGACGCGCTGGGTGCCGCCGGGGTCGACGTGGCCCCCACGGCGCAGCTGGTGCTCGGCGACGGGCACACGGTCGAGTACCCGCTGGCCGACCTGATCCCGGTCTATCGCCGGCAGCGCACGCGCCTGCAGGAACTGCTGGACACCCACCTGCACTCCGGCGCCCCGGCACATTGGGACGACCAGACCGTTGCGGCCTGCATGCGCTGCGAGGTGTGCGCACCGCACCTGGTCGAGGACGACGACGTGCTGCTGGTCGCCGGGATGCGCCTGACCCAGCGGGCCACCCTGCTCGAGGCCGGCATCGACAGCGTGACCGGCCTGGCCGAGTCGACGGGACCGGTCGAGGGCATCGCGGGCGCGACCATGACGGCCCTGCGCCGCCAGGCCCGGCTGCAGGTGCAGGGCCGCCGCAGCGACGCCCCGCCGTACGAGGTGGCCGACCCCGCCGCGCTGGGCGCGTTGCCCGCCCCCAACCCCGGCGACCTGTTCTTCGACTTCGAGGGCGACCCGCTGTGGACCGAGGACGGCCAGACCTGGGGGCTCGAGTACATGTGGGGCGTCCTCGACGAGCGGGACCGGTTCACCCCGCTGTGGGCGCGAGACCGCACCAGCGAACGCAAGGCGCTCCTGGACTTCCTGGCCATGGTCCGCAAGCGCCGCAAGCGCTACCCGGACATGCACATCTACCACTATGCGCCCTACGAACGAACGACGTTGCTGCACTTGGCCGCCCGCTACGGTGTCGGCGAGGACGAGGTCGACGACCTGCTGCGCGCCGAGGTGCTGGTGGACCTCTATCCGATCGTGCGCAACGGGCTGTGCATCGGCGCCGCGTCGTACTCCCTCAAGGCGCTCGAACCGCTGTACATGGGGGCGGAGTTGCGCACCGGGGAGGTCACCAACGCCGCGGCGTCGATCACCCAGTACGCGCAGTACCGCGCCCTGCAGGACGCCGGCCGGCACGAGGAGGCCGACGCGGTCCTCAAGGAGATCACCGACTACAACCTCTACGACTGCCGCTCCACCCGCCGGCTGCGGGACTGGTTGCTGCTGCGCGCCTTCGAGGCCGGCGTCACCCACCTGACCCGCACCGCCGACACCGGGGAGACGGTGCCGCCGCTGGACCAGACCGCACACACGCTGCGCGAGTACGCCGGTGACGGCTACAGCGCCCCGCGGACCCCCGAGCAGACCGCGGCGGCCCTGCTCGAATCCGCCCGCGGCTACTATCCGCGCGAACGAAAGCCCTACTGGTGGGCGCACTTTCAGCGGCTCAGCCACCCCGTGGACGAGTGGGGCGACACCTCCGGGGTGTTCCTCGTCGATACGGCCGAGGTGGTCGAGGACTGGCACCTGCCGCCGCGGGCGCGCAAACTGCGCCGCCATGTGCGTCTCAGCGGGGTGCTGCAGGGCGGTGCGCTGGACCACCGGCCGCAGACCATCTACGACCAGCCGGCCCCACCGGGACTCGACGACGACCACCCCGACCGCCGCGCGGCCTGCGGCGCCAAGGTCATCGACCAGGTGGCGGTCGACGGCGTCCCGATCGAGGTGGTGGTCGAGGAACTGGCACCGGCGGCGGGCCCGTTCGAGCACCTGCCGATGGCGCTGACCCCGGCCAAGCCCATCCGCACCGACCGGATCGAGGCGTCGATCAACGAGGCCGCCGACCGGGCCGCGGCCACGCTGCGCGAGGATCCGCCGCGGCTGCCCCGCACCGCCGTCGTCGACATCCTGTGCCGGCGCCCGCCGACCACCCGCAGCGGTGCCGCGCTGCCGCGACTGGACGACGACATCGCCTCCATCACCGCCGCCGCGCTGGACCTGGACCGGTCCTACCTGGCCGTGCACGGGCCGCCGGGCACCGGTAAGACCTACACCGCGGCCCGGGTCATCGCCGCGCTGGTCAACGAGCACCGCTGGAAGGTGGGCGTGGTGGCGCAATCACACTCGGTGGTCGCCCACCTGCTTGACGAGATCGTCGGCGCGGGTGTCGACGCGGCCGCGGTGGCCAAGAAACCCAGCCTCGACGGCATCGGCGGGCGCTTCAGCACCATCGGAGAGAACGAGTACGCGACCTTCCTCGACACCGAGGACGGCCGCGTGATCGGCGGCACCGCATGGGATTTCGCCAACGACAGCCGGATCGGGGCCGAGGTGCTGGACCTGTTGGCCATCGACGAGGCCGGGCAGTTCTCCCTGGGCAACACCATCGCGGTGGCCCGCGCCACGCGCAACATGCTGCTGCTCGGCGACCCGCAGCAACTGGGCCAGGTCTCGACCGGCAACCACCCCGAACCTGTCGACCATTCGGCGCTGGGCTGGTTGACCGACGGGCACGACGTGCTGCCGGCCGAACTCGGCTACTTTCTGGAGTGCACGCACCGGATGCACCCGCGGGTATGCGCGGTGGTGTCGGCGCTGTCCTACGACAATCGACTGCTGCCGCACCCCAAGACCGCCGAACGCCGCCTCGACGGCCACCCGCCCGGCGTGCACACGCTGCTGGTCGAGCACCACGACAACGCCACCGCCAGCGTCGAGGAGGCCGCCGCGATCACCGCCGCCATCGCGGATCTCCTCGGCGCGACGTGGTCAGACGAACACGGCAGCCGACCGCTGACCGCGGGCGACGTCCTGGTGGTCGCGCCGTACAACGCCCAGGTGCTGACCCTGCGCGCGCACCTGGCGGACGCCGGCCTCGGCGAGGTCCTGGTGGGCACCGTGGACAAGCTGCAGGGCCGCCAGGCGCCGGTGGTGTTCGCCTCCATGACGGCGTCGGCCCTCGCCGATGTCCCCCGCGGAATGTCATTCCTGCTCAACCGAAATCGGCTCAACGTCGCCATCAGCCGGGCGCAGTACCTGGCGGTCGTGGTGCGCTCACCGTCGCTGACCGACTACCTGCCCGGCACACCGCAGGGCCTGATCGACCTCGGCGCGTTCCTCGCGCTGTCCCCCGGCTCGGAACCGGCCTGA